From the Brachyspira suanatina genome, the window GACTTATCAATATCATAATCCAATACTATTATATCCTTATTATATAACTTAGTATAAGAAAATACGAAAGCCTGCATAAGCTTAAAAGCAACCGCACAGCCTGAAAAGTTCTTTGATACAAAACCTGTATTTGAAATTTTAGGATTAAATACAGCATAAGCATTCGGAAGTATTTCCGGTATATCATGGTGATCAGTTACTATAATATCTATTGATAAATCCCTTGCAAACTCTACTTCTTCAGCATTAGATATTCCGCAGTCCACTGTTATAATAAGGGTTACTCCTGAATTAGCATATTCCTCTATAACTGCCTTAGAAAGTCCGTATCCTGTTGTATGATTGGGTACAAATGCTTCAACATTCTTTGTAACTACTTTCAATGTATTATATATAATAGATGCTGCTGTTATACCGTCTGCATCTTTATCACCGTATACTAATATCTTCTCATCATTTTCTATGGCTTCTTTTATTCTGTCTACAAATACATTAACATCTCTTATATTAAAAGGATTAGATAATGAATATATATCCTGAAAAAAGAAATCATAAATATCTTCTTTGGAAGTTATGCCTCTTAATTTTAAAAGCTCTAATATTGTTGTATTTAAGTTATTTATATCCATAATTTGTCTTTATCACTTATTTAATAATAAAAAAAATAATATATTCTAATATCCTAAAATAGTATATTTTATTTATGATATTCTTTCAAGTGGTATATATTTTGCTATATTTATAATTGAGTTTTTTCGATATTAATATATCATAAAATAATAATATAATATAAGGTTTTAATTTATGGCTGAAAAAGATATTAAAAACTTTTTTAATAAAGCTTATGATGCTTTTAAAAGTAAAAATTATAAATTAGCAATAGAATACTTTTCTGAAGTTATAAAACTAGATTCAACCATTTACGAAGCATACTATAACAGAGCAAATGCTAAGGCAAATATAAATGATGAAGATTCATATAAAAGTGCTGTAGAAGATTATACTTGGACTATAAAATTAAATGATAAATTTGCAGCTGCATATTATAACAGAGGAATAATGAACAGAAGTTTGGGAAATATAGAAGAAGCTTTAAAAGATTTTGATAAAGCAATAGAACTTAATTATAATCTTGAAGAGGCTTATTATGTAAGAGCAAATACAAAAGCAAGCTCTAAAGATTATAAAGGTTCTATAGAAGATTATAACAAAGCTATTGAAGTTTATCCGCATTTCGCTGATGCATATTATAACAGAGCATTGTCAAAAAATGCATTGGGTGAATATAAAGAAGCTATAAAAGATTATGACAAAGCCATAGAATATAATTCTCATTTCATTGATGCATACAATAACAGAGGAAATGTAAAAGAAAAGCTCGGTAATTATAATGAGGCTATAGATGATTATACAAATGCTATTCATATTAACAGAGAATTTGCAGATGGATACTTCAACAGAGCAAATGCTAAGTTTCATATAAAAGATTATAAAGGTGCTGTAGAAGACTTTGATGAATTAATAAAAATAAATCCTAAATATACAAAGGCGTATTTAAACAGAGGTATAATTGCTATGACTATGGAAGCATATCAGGAGGCTATTAAAGACTTTGATAAAGTTATAGAATTAGATACAAACATTGCCGATGCATATTACAATAAAGCGGTTGCTCTTAATCATTTGGGTATATATGATGAGGCTATACTTTATTATGATCAGGCTATAAAATTAAATCCGAATTATTCTGAAAGCTATTTCAACCGAGGAATATCCAAATCAAAAACTGCCTATATGAAAAAAGAAAAAATAAATGAAGATGAATATAATAAATTAGTTAAAGAATCAGAAGATGATTTTGATAAAGCTTATGATTTAGCTAATGAACATATAAAGCATATAATATCAGAGGGGCTTAAAAAATTGGCTTTTCTTAATATGGAAGCTGCTGACAATTTTTGTAAGAAGCATGATATAAAATAAGAAATATATTTTTCTATTATTGGGCGGTAATCAGACAACAAATTTAAAAAAATCTTGGGTGGGTAGCTGTAAATTATAATTTGGCAATAATAAAAAATAATAGTTTTGATGGCAGATTGAAACTATAAATATAAAGGGTGGGCAAATGTAATTTAGGTTTTAAAATTTAATTACATACCCCGCCCTTTATTCTTTAATACTATAGTTTGAAATTTTTAATTTATCTATTTTTTAAAGCCTGATTATAAAATATAAAACTCGCCCAAGCTTTATTTAAGTTAAAAAAATATTAACCTACTGCAATTTATATTTTGCAGTAGGAATATTAAAAATTACTTACCTAATTCTTTTAAAACTTCATTAAAGGCTTCTACAACTTCTGACACTTCTAAACTTCTCCACTCTTTTAATTTATTTTCTCTTTTGTATTTTAAGAATATTTTATTTCCTGTAAAAATAACATGATTATTAGGATAATGAATATTTAAAGAATAACTAAGCCTATTCAAACGCATTGATTCTGATCTTAATGCCTTTTTGATAATATAAAAAGGACATTTTACTTTTACCATAAAGCCATTTGCATCCTCAAATACCACTCCCTCATAATCTATACTAAAATCATCAACATATTTATGAAGCATTAGTACTACATATTTATTATATTCATCTTTTGAAATATCATCTTTAGGAGCTTCAAATATTTCTATTCTTTCCTTTACTTGAAATTGCTCTGTTATATCTTTACTTGATAATTCTTCATAAGAAAGTTTTCTGAAACTCTCCTCATTGTATATCACATCAAGTAAAATCAAAAATGATTCATTATAAACTATAGGGTGTGCTGAATCTTTTAAATGTATACATTCAAAAACAAATGTAGTATTATTTTTATTGCAATATTCTTTTATAAAATTTTTATTTTCTTCAGTGAGTAAACTTTCTGCCCAAGAAGCCATAGTTGTTCCTATTGAACTTTTGGTTGCATATATAAGTTCATCTCTTGTTTTATCTAAAAACACTAAAAACAAATATCCATTATATTTTTTATAAACACTCACAGGAAACTTTATATTATTTTGCAAGGCTTTTAATTTTGTTTCTTTAACTTCATCATAATTAAAGAATTTATCATAACTTCTTCCTGCTATTTCATTTGTTTCATTGTATCTGTATAATCCTCTAGCTTTGATAGTTTGTTCATTCCATAATCTTTTATAGAATACTCTGTCTGAAAAATTAGTGGAATAAACTGTATCATAATATTTATGACGAACAAGTTCGCTGTCAGTTTTTTCTTTGCCAAATAAGTTTTCTATTTCTCTGTCATTTTTATAACTTTCAATAGACATGTCTTTTAAATTAAGAATTATTAAATCCTCTCCATATTCCACAGAATTTTCTATACAATAGGCATTATCATTTATTTTGCATAGATTATCTTCCAATTCTTCTTGAAGCACATTTCTATGTCCGAATATCTGAATAATATCTGAATGATTATTTTTAAATTTATTTCCTACTTCTATATAAGATTTATAACTGTTATCATCTTCACTATATCCATAAGTTACAATACCATTCAAAAGTGATGCTGGAATATGCTCATACATTTTATCTACACCTGAATGATTAATAAAAAATTTCTTTCCTTTAAAAGTGAAAAAATAATAAAGTCTGAACTTCTTATAAAAATTTCTTATTCTCTTTTTATAATTATTTAATTCGCTTTCATTAAGTATTTTTTCTTCTACAAGATTATCACTATCATCTTTTACTTGTTTAGTTATAGTAAATGCTTTTTTTATTTCTTTGTATGTTGTTTTATAAAATTCCTGACTTGTAACTTTTATATCATTGGCAAAGAAATTTATATTTACATCATGATTTCCTTCAGTAAAATAAACATTATTTCCTATATCATTATTAAGAAAATAATCAAGTAATTCTTTTGACTTTGAGCCTCTATCTATTAAATCGCCTACAAATATATAAGCTGTTTTTTTATCCTGAAAATAATTTTCTTTCTCTAAAAATTTTCTAAACACATCATACTCACCATGCAAATCAGGTATCACTTTTATATTATCATACTTTTCAAATTCTGTTTCATTAAGATAAAAGCTATCCCATTTACAAGCCTCAAGCAATGCAGTTTCCGCACTATCATAATCTGAAGCTCTAAAAATATTAGCACCGCTCAATTTGAAATTTTTCATACGCATAAAAAAGTCTTGTATAACTTCTTCCGCTATATTACCGCCTATTTTTCTTTTTCTAACATTTTCAATGCATTCTTTAAGCGATAAATGATCAAATAAAACAGCTATAATTCTATATCCGTATTTTTTGGCAAGCTCTGTAATACTATTAAGATTAAAAAGCCCTGTACTATCTAATATGGTAAATTGACCTAATCTAAATCTATTTTCTAATATGCTTAATATTAAATTATTCCAAATATAAGCATTGTCTTTTTCAGAAATAGAAAGCCCATTATATCCGTCTGGAAAAACACCTGAATATAATATTCTTAAATTATCAGAACTTACGCTATAATAATCAATATTAGTTTTCTTTATAGTATAACTTTTGCCGCTTCCTTGAGGTCCTACTGTCAATATCAATACTTTCATTATAATTCCTAATTTACTTGATATGCTTACTTATTATTTAATTTATCATAAATATCATAGAAATATCTTATAGAAGAAATTATCTCTCCGCTTTTACACATCTCTAAATATTTTTCTCTATTTACTATCATAGCATCACTGACTTCATTTTCCTGCAAAACTAAATCCTCAATATTAACATCTCTTCTAAACATATAAGAATCTACTATTGTATTTGAAAACTCAAGTACAAAAGAAGTTAAAAATACTGCCTCATCTTTTTTGAATGATAATCCAATTTCTTCTTCAAGCTCTCTTAAAGCTCCGTCAGAGCTATCCTCTCCGGCTAATATAGAACCTTCTGTGCATTCCCACATGTCAGGACATACTTTTTTACTCTTATGTCTTTTTGTGATTATAACTTCATCTTTACTATTAACTACCCAAGCATGTATAACTATATGATAATCATTTTTATTTAACGGTATTCCTCTCTGATGAAATCTTCCTGTTTTATTTTTATTAATATCATATATATCCCAAATCTCTTTCATAAACTTTTACCAAACTTTTCAAATATATTTAACAATAAAAAAAGCCTCCTTAAAAGGATGCTGCTTTTTAAGGGGGCTTTCATAAGTTATCGGATTGCTATATTATATTATTTTATAATATAAATTTCAAGGCTCTTAGTATTTCATAATAGTCATTATTTTCAAAAATTACCGTAGTATCATTAATTTTTTTAGCTCCGGGGTAAAATGATACTTTATGAGCATAGCCATGTTCCTTATAACATACCTCTAATTTGAAATTATTAGGCAATTTTAATAATTTACCCTTAAAATCCTGACTCAAAGCCTCTTTAGTTTTCTCTTTAATCATCTTAACCATTAAATTAGGTGAATAATTGATAGTAGAATAACCTATACCCTCTTTAACTGGAAGAGTTACCAAATTAGGGTGATTAGGCTGCATATTTTGTGCAACTTCGCATAATCCCTTATCGCCTGACAAAAATATTGTAGGTACTTTTCTATAAGCTGCCGCATAACTAAAAAACATAAACTCGCTTGCCAAAACTTCATTAAGCTTTACATAAACATTTCTAGTGTTCATAGTATGTGAAAGCGGATTATTTCCTATAGAAGCTGCATTATGATATCCAATAAACATTACAGCATCAAAGCTCTCATCAATACCTTCTACCATAGAATAAGGATCTCCGCTCCATCTTCTATGTATTTTCACGCATTCAGGCAAAGCAGTTTGATCTATATTCATAGCAGAGTCATGTGCATCTTTTACAAATATTTCTTTTGCTCCTGCATCAATAGCTCCCTCACATGCTGCATTAACTTCTTTAGTCATTTGAAGTGTATGCTCTTTATAAGTTAAACTTCCTGCATCAGTATCAGGCCATTGTGTAGTTGTGGTAATTCCTTCGATATCCGCACTAATAAAAACTTTCATAATAATTCCTCTAATATTTAAAAATTATTTTAATGATTAAAAACTATATTATATTTTTTATTTTATTCAATATGTTAATCATTGATTTTTTTATTGTTTTACAGCTTTCAATATACTAACTATAAAAGGTTTCATTTTTATTTATATGATGTAGAATATATTTTATTAGTAGTTTATAAAACAATTAAATAAATTTCAAAATTTATACAACCATATTAGTAATTTATTATTTTTTATAGTTTATTTAATACAAGGATATAATATATGAAAAACAATATAAATGAACTTATAGAAAAAGATGAGAATTTTGACATAAGTAAAATATCTATGTCTGCTTTATATGTCCAACTTATAAATGTACTATTACATAAGAGAATAGAAGGAGATAATAAAGTTACCTCTTTTTATCTAAATAGTGTTATTTTATTTTCATCAAGGAATTATAGAAAATTAATAAAATTGTGTCATAAAGTTTTATGTTTAAATAAGCAAAAAAAAATTAATTTAAGTATAATGGAAGAAGAATATTTTTATGGATATATACTTACATCATATTTATATACTGGTCAGTATAAAAAATGTATAAAATATGGGCATAGATTCTTAAATATATTAAATAATGAAAAAAATAAAATTGTTTTTTTACAGGATAAAATGGCTTATTTTCAAATAGGACTGTCAAATCTATATTTGAAAAATTATTATGAAAGTATAAAGTATTTTGATAAAGTTATTGAATTAATGAAATTTGATAAAGAAGTTGAAAATATGATTATAGGAAACTTTGCAATACCTAATTACAATTATGCTTATCGATGCAAAGGTATGGCATATTTAAAAATAGGAGACTATATAAAAGCTATAGATAACTTTAATGAAGATATAAAAATTAATGGTAATAGCGGTGTTGTTTATTATTATAAAGGAATAGCTTATTTCTACATAAAAAAATATGATAAATCAATTGCAGAATATCAAAAATCTATTAAATATTATAGTAATAATTTTGATAATAAAATATTTGTTTACAATGCTTTAATCAGAACATTAATAAAATGTAATAAGTATGATGATATAATTAAATTGCATAAAAGCATATGTAAAAATATATTAAATACAAAAGTTACATTAAAGTATACCTTTAATTTCTTTACGTTATTTACACTAATATTTGATACAATAAAGAATATATCAATAGATCAAGAAGTTATAAATAAATTAATAAATACTAATTTTGAAAATCAAAAATCATACTTTCAAAAATCAAATTTATATAATTATACCAAAGTTAATAAAGATACATTAAGAAATATATTAAATAGTCAATTATGGCTTAGCAATTCAAAAACTTTTAATGATCCTATTGACCCATATATAAAGAAAAATACATATAACAAATTAAATGATTATATATTAGAAAAAATAAAAGTTGCTTGTTTAACTACACAAAATGATAATACTTTAATGTGGAGTCATTATGCTGATAAACATCAAGGTATTTGTGTAGAGTATGACATAAGAAAAATTATAAATAAAAAAAATATAGTAATAAAAAGAATTAATTATAGCAATAAAATGAATATTGATGATTTTTTCATTAATTATTATAAGAGTATTTTACAAAACATAAACATTGAAATAGATAATTATTCAATAAATAATATTACAGATTTATTTACAGTAAAATCTAGAGAATGGAAGTATGAAGATGAATATCGTATACTGTTTTATGATAAAGAAAATAAAAATACCAATGGAACACTTATTAATTTGCCAATAAAAAGTATTTGTTTCGGTATACAGACATCAAAAGAAGATAAAAAACTTGTATACAATTTAGTTGAATACATAAATGAAAATAACAGAAATAAAAACGGTAAAAAGTATGAAAGAATTAAATTATATTATGCTGAACTTGATGATAATGAACTTTTTAAGATTAATATCAAGCCTTATAAACATAAAAATAATAGTTAATATATTAAAGAGTTTTATTTATATATTTACTGTCTATATCATCTATCATCTTGTTAAATTTTTCTTTAAGCAAAGCCCTTCTTTTCTTCTGCCACATAGTGTATATAGCTATAATGTAGCATATTAAAGATACTGTCATCATAAACAAAAATCCAACAAAATATGAGAAATTAGAAGCCAAATACCCCATTACAAAAGGTATGAATAAAGCAGCAACACCTGTCAAAGCCTCATTAACAGCAACATTTCTAGGAGCATTATCCTGGTCCGCCAAAGCATAATAAAGACCAAAGAAATAACCGAAACCGCTTACAAAACCCAAAAACATAAACGCTATTAAAAATAACCAGAAATTCCTAGTGAATGTTATTAAAAGCAAAGCCGCAGGAGTAAGAAGACCTACTATAGTAAATACTCTCTTTTTCTCCAAAAATCTCAAACAAAAAGCAGATGATAAAGAACCTACAGCCATAAAAGCTGATAAACTTCCTACCAATAATGAAGAATCTGCCTCAGAAAAACCAATTACCTTTATTCCATAATCGAGAAACATAAATCTTAAAGTATGCAGTACCATAGCCCCTACAAATATTACAAGCCAGCCTATATGCACTTTATATCTAGGAGCACGCATAAAAGGTATATTCCATTTTATCTTTTTGTTGTTAGCCTTAAATCTCAAATGTCTTGAAAGATAAAATAGTATAAACATTATTACACTTACTACTATAACGAAGTAAAAACCTAATTTATAATCAAATTTATATATAAGCCCTGTAACTGTAGGACCAACAGCAAAACCTAAAGACCAAGAAAATATAAATAAAGCCCCGCTTAATGTAACAGGCAAATCTTTTGAAACTACATCTAATGAAGATTGAAAGCATACAAAAAATATAGTAGCACAGCATCCGTATAAAAATGAATAAAATAAAGACATTTCAGGCGGAAGAAATATCAAACAAGCAACCGCAATGATAAGCTGAAGTATAGCTTCAACATATATTAAATTTGTATAATATTTCTTTTGTATTTTGATGCGTGAGAAAGTGCCGGCAGTAAGCATCATACCCATACCATAAGAAACCCCAAGCAATGATACAAAAAAAGGACTAGCTCCTGATATAGAAGCATTTATAACTAAAACCGTACTGAATATGCTTGAGCATAAATAAAGAAGAAACGGCATAGAATACACCAATATAGTCATTATTATTTATTCCTAACAATATATTATTTTAATGATGAAGTATTATATATATTATTTATAAAAAATGTATATCATTTTACAATTTTTTTATTTTTTTGATTAATTATTTTTATTTTCAGATAATAACTTATATTATCACCATTTAATAAAAAATAAAATTACACAATGTATTGATTTATATTGATTAATTTTATAAAATACTCCTAATTATATTTGATAATTCAATAAATAAAATAATTTGACCGATAATAAATTAAATTAATTATTAGGCTTTTAACTATGTATAAAATTTGTTATGCATCCATAATAATCATGCTGCTCATTACATCATGTAATGATAAAAAATTGGAGAGTAAACAATACAGATTAAACATAGAAGAAACAAATGAAGTAATAGATATAAAAAGCAGAAGCTTTGATGGAATAAGCTTAATAAAAAACAGTTCATTTACAGCGTATCCAAATATAACAATAAATGAACTTTTATCACCTTTTAGCTCTGTAGAATGGCAGGACTTTATATCTGAAGATGATTATAACCGTTATATAGATATAGTAGCAAGATATGATACTAATGAATATATAATACAGTTTCAAGTAACAGATCAGTACAGATGGGAATTGTATGCATTTGAAATAAATAAAACACCATATACTATAGATATAGTAGCAAATGAATTATATAAATTATATACAAATAAATAAAGAATCATTTCAAATATAATAAAAAAAGCTGACTAAAAAATCAGCTTTTTTATTATCAAATATTTAATTCTAATTTAAATTAATTAAATGCTAAAGATATGCTTCCTCTTTTTATATCTATAGGACCTGCTATATTTCTAGATAATTTAATTTGAATAGATAAACTTCTATCTATATCATTACCTGTAGTCCAATCATTTTTCTGAGGCTCAAATATTCCTACAATAGTTCCTGTTCCTGATCTTTTACCTAAGAATACTTTTACATCATAATATGTAACAACTATACCTCTTGAACCATTAACTGTTTCTTCTGTAACTTTTAAAGGTGCTACAAGAGATGAGCTTTTTATTTCTGCATCTGTCATATTTTCAACATCTTTTCCACCTATAACATAATAAACTTTATCATTTATTTCTACAGCCTGAACCTCTTTATCAGCTCCATAAACTGTAACTTTTCTTTTTGGTGTATCTTCTCTAGTTATAGTTTCTTCTTTTTTATCTTCATTATTATCAGCCGCATTATCTTTAACAACAGTATTTTTTGTAGTCTCGCAACTTATCATTACAATGATTAAACCAACAGCTATTAAAACTTTTTTTAACATCCATACCTCCGCAAATCATCCAATATAAAATTTTCTATTATATATAACTATCGGAAATTATTTTAGTAATATTAAAATAATTTTTACATATTATACTTGAATAATGTCATAATAGATCTATACTTATAAATATAGAACTAATTACTTAGGCTAAAAGGATAAAAAATGGATATTTCTGAAAACAGATACGACAGTATGATATACAACAGATGCGGAAAAAGCGGTTTGAAATTACCTATTGTATCTTTAGGACTTTGGCATAATTTCGGTGCTAACTGCGATTATGATAATATGAAAGATATGATAAAAACTGCTTTTGACAATGGAATCACACATTTTGACCTAGCTAATAATTATGGCCCTCCTTATGGTTCTGCTGAAATTAGTATGGGTAAAATATTAAATGACGGGCTTAATAAATACAGAGATGAACTTATAATAAGCACTAAAGCCGGTTACGATATGTGGCCAGGGCCTTACGGAGATTTTGGAAGCAAAAAATATTTAATAGCTAGCATAAATCAAAGTTTAAAAAGATTAAATCTTGAATATGTTGATATATTCTATCATCATAGAATGGATCCTGAAACACCACTTGAGGAAACTCTTGAAGCATTGACTAGAATAGTAAAGAGCGGAAAAGCTTTATATGTTGGGCTTTCAAATTATGACGGCCCTACAATGGAAAGAGCTTCTAAATTATTATATATGGCAAATGTACCATTCATTATTAATCAGAACAGATATTCTATATTTGACAGAACTATAGAAAATAACGGATTAAAATTAAAAGCTAAAAAATTAGGAAAAGGAATAATAGCTTACAGTCCATTAGCACAAGGGTTATTAACTGATAAATATTTGAATGGCATACCAAGCGACAGCAGAATGGCAGCAGACGGAAGATATTTAAAGCAAGATGCTCTAAGCAGAAAGAAATTAGAAAAAATAGGCGAACTAAACAAATTAGCTAATCAAAGAGGCGAAAGTTTGGCTCAAATGGCATTAAGATGGGTTTTGAAAGATGAAGAAGTAACAAGCGTATTAATAGGAGCTTCAAGACCTAGCCAGATTATAGAGAATTTGAAAATCATTAACAAGAATAATTTCTCCGATGAGGAATTAAGAAAGATTGATGATATTAGTTTATAATATCAATTCCTAAAAATAATTTTTGTCAGCAAGTTTTATAATAAAAAATTTGCTGACAACTTTAATCATTTTTCTTTTCATGCTTATAAGGCTTAATATTAATCTTAAAAAGCTCATTATCATCTAGTTCGTAAAACAGTTTTAAAATATTTTATTATATAAAAATAAAAATTAAATCTTTTGTAGTTAGTATATTATTAAAATTTGATAAAGTTCAAAGTATACAGCAGAAAAATAATTATAACTAATAAATTATTTGTGGGGACTAGCCCCCACACCCCCAGTTCTTTTTGTGACCAAAAGAACCAAAAAGACTGCATTTTTATAAATATTAATATCTTAAAATATAGATAAATTAAAATTATTACTTAATTTTTTCATGTTTGTAAGGCTTAATATTAATCTTAAAAAGCTCATTATCATCTAGTTCCGCCTGATACAATTTAACTATATCATTATTATAATCAAGTCTTTTTTCATTTATAGAATTTACGATATTATATATAAGTTCTTTATCATCATCTGAAGTTTTTACACCGAAACAAATACTTTTTATTGGTAAATTAATAAGTGTTCCATTTGGATTTTTATTTTCTTCATCATAAAAAAGTATGCGGTACTCGTCTTCATATTTCCACTCTTTAGATTTTACTGTAAATATATCTGTTATATTATCTATTGATTTATTATTCCCTAATATAACATTGTCATCATAAAATATATTTGATTTTGACATATTTTTATGATAATTTATTTTTTGCAATATAGTAAAATTTATATTAAATATATTATCAATATTGTATTCAATACAAATACCTTTATGTTTATCAGCATAATGGCTCCACATTAAAGTATTATCATTATGTGTAGTTAAACAGGCGACTTTTATTTTCTCTAATAAATAATTATAAAGTTGACTAGAACTTTCTTTTTTATTGTTTCTTATGTAAGGATCAACAGGATCATTAAATTCTTTTGTATTACTGCACCATAAAGTATTATTTAATATACTTCTTAAAGTATCTTTATTAACTTTTGTATAATGATATAAAGTACTATTTTTTATGTCATATTTTTTTATTTTATTATTAAAATCAACTAAAATTATATCATTTATAATTTCTATAAATTTATTTTTATCATAATTATTAATTATATATGATATATTATTATATATAGATGATAATTCATTAAATATAATAAAAGTATATTTTATTTTACCATACTTCTTTATATTATTAATTACAATTTTCATATCATTATATGAATCAATTATTTCTTTTTCATCATATTTTGATTTTATAAGTAATTCTATTTTTTTTACATACATCGTTAATTTATTATATGGATATTTGCAGCATTTTATAGCAAGATTATAATTATTAAGTGCTTCATTATAATTTCTATAATGTTGTTCTATTAATCCTATATAATAATATGCTTCTGAAAAATCTTTATTTTTATTTATAACATCTTTTAAATATTTCATAGATAATTTATATTTATTAGCTTTGAGATAAGATAATGCAGTAAATAAATAAGTATAAAAATATTTTGTATTTTGAGAATTACTAAATTTTTTTATGATTTCTAAAAAGTACATAATAGCTTTTTTATATCTTTTTA encodes:
- a CDS encoding MFS transporter, with translation MTILVYSMPFLLYLCSSIFSTVLVINASISGASPFFVSLLGVSYGMGMMLTAGTFSRIKIQKKYYTNLIYVEAILQLIIAVACLIFLPPEMSLFYSFLYGCCATIFFVCFQSSLDVVSKDLPVTLSGALFIFSWSLGFAVGPTVTGLIYKFDYKLGFYFVIVVSVIMFILFYLSRHLRFKANNKKIKWNIPFMRAPRYKVHIGWLVIFVGAMVLHTLRFMFLDYGIKVIGFSEADSSLLVGSLSAFMAVGSLSSAFCLRFLEKKRVFTIVGLLTPAALLLITFTRNFWLFLIAFMFLGFVSGFGYFFGLYYALADQDNAPRNVAVNEALTGVAALFIPFVMGYLASNFSYFVGFLFMMTVSLICYIIAIYTMWQKKRRALLKEKFNKMIDDIDSKYINKTL
- a CDS encoding DUF2971 domain-containing protein; translated protein: MNDKENIIKEIENLIDERKYKKAIKICNKYLNNNNIEIFFYKAFAIFKLKRYKKAIMYFLEIIKKFSNSQNTKYFYTYLFTALSYLKANKYKLSMKYLKDVINKNKDFSEAYYYIGLIEQHYRNYNEALNNYNLAIKCCKYPYNKLTMYVKKIELLIKSKYDEKEIIDSYNDMKIVINNIKKYGKIKYTFIIFNELSSIYNNISYIINNYDKNKFIEIINDIILVDFNNKIKKYDIKNSTLYHYTKVNKDTLRSILNNTLWCSNTKEFNDPVDPYIRNNKKESSSQLYNYLLEKIKVACLTTHNDNTLMWSHYADKHKGICIEYNIDNIFNINFTILQKINYHKNMSKSNIFYDDNVILGNNKSIDNITDIFTVKSKEWKYEDEYRILFYDEENKNPNGTLINLPIKSICFGVKTSDDDKELIYNIVNSINEKRLDYNNDIVKLYQAELDDNELFKINIKPYKHEKIK
- a CDS encoding aldo/keto reductase, which gives rise to MDISENRYDSMIYNRCGKSGLKLPIVSLGLWHNFGANCDYDNMKDMIKTAFDNGITHFDLANNYGPPYGSAEISMGKILNDGLNKYRDELIISTKAGYDMWPGPYGDFGSKKYLIASINQSLKRLNLEYVDIFYHHRMDPETPLEETLEALTRIVKSGKALYVGLSNYDGPTMERASKLLYMANVPFIINQNRYSIFDRTIENNGLKLKAKKLGKGIIAYSPLAQGLLTDKYLNGIPSDSRMAADGRYLKQDALSRKKLEKIGELNKLANQRGESLAQMALRWVLKDEEVTSVLIGASRPSQIIENLKIINKNNFSDEELRKIDDISL